Proteins found in one Methanospirillum hungatei JF-1 genomic segment:
- a CDS encoding GNAT family N-acetyltransferase, with product MISGKIPGLMPLRREQITVAADILTSAFENDPKIAYLFSQKGEGHTIQSELFRFELTYTLRYGWVYTTPDPLRGVALWLPSDKSEITTFRGLISGGIRLQRKIGKEAMNRVLEFSHHIDKKHMTEMPYIHLYLFVLGVHPDYQNQGVAGRLIRPVLDHVEKIGIDCYLTTQNEENIGFYEHFGFEMISNEYLELMQVPVITMKKTGKY from the coding sequence ATGATATCTGGTAAAATCCCTGGTTTAATGCCCCTACGGAGAGAACAAATCACTGTTGCTGCTGACATCCTCACATCAGCCTTTGAGAATGATCCAAAAATTGCTTATCTCTTCTCTCAAAAAGGAGAAGGCCATACCATCCAATCCGAGCTCTTCCGGTTTGAATTAACATATACCCTGCGATATGGATGGGTATATACTACCCCGGATCCTTTGAGAGGTGTCGCCTTATGGCTTCCATCAGACAAATCAGAGATTACTACCTTCAGAGGTCTTATCAGTGGTGGAATACGACTTCAGCGGAAGATCGGAAAAGAAGCTATGAACAGGGTTTTGGAGTTTTCTCATCACATTGATAAAAAGCATATGACAGAGATGCCCTATATTCACCTCTATCTTTTTGTACTTGGTGTACATCCCGATTATCAGAATCAGGGTGTTGCAGGGCGACTTATCAGACCTGTTCTTGATCATGTGGAGAAAATTGGAATTGACTGTTATCTCACTACGCAGAATGAAGAAAATATCGGTTTTTATGAACATTTCGGATTTGAAATGATCTCAAATGAGTACCTGGAGTTAATGCAAGTTCCAGTAATTACTATGAAAAAAACGGGGAAATATTAG
- a CDS encoding class I SAM-dependent methyltransferase — translation MKLFKPEKNRKNIEQFSHSIPEFDHPIRFMDIGCGDGALTCRLLAHLMESKKVPEIGEVLLIDPSPAMISMATEKVRSAFPDVIISTDNARIQDCSLSFDRHYDIAMSSLAYHHMPVEDKRIHLSRLKPWISHFLLFELDANNDTPEMYSPELAVSVYQSYGRIMDFVFAHDAPVEVVTDCIDSFLMTEVVSILSEPRGIRTDYHMLRKEWLDLFSQVLEPEFSLRSDSTCYGDEYVGLFTLHYGRDG, via the coding sequence GTGAAATTGTTCAAGCCGGAAAAAAACCGAAAGAATATCGAGCAGTTTTCTCATTCGATTCCGGAATTCGATCATCCGATTCGCTTCATGGATATAGGATGTGGAGATGGTGCACTTACCTGCCGTCTCCTGGCTCATCTCATGGAATCTAAGAAAGTGCCGGAAATTGGTGAGGTCCTGCTCATTGATCCATCTCCGGCGATGATCTCCATGGCAACAGAAAAGGTGAGGAGTGCCTTTCCTGATGTGATTATTTCAACGGATAATGCTAGGATTCAGGATTGTTCATTATCGTTTGACAGACATTACGATATTGCGATGAGTTCTCTTGCATATCATCATATGCCGGTTGAGGATAAACGAATTCATCTCTCAAGGTTAAAGCCATGGATTAGCCACTTTCTTCTGTTTGAACTGGATGCGAATAATGATACACCGGAGATGTATTCCCCGGAACTTGCGGTTTCGGTGTATCAGTCATATGGGAGGATCATGGATTTTGTTTTTGCTCATGATGCCCCGGTTGAGGTTGTCACTGACTGTATCGATTCGTTCCTCATGACTGAGGTTGTATCAATTTTATCTGAACCGAGAGGGATCAGAACCGATTATCATATGCTTCGAAAAGAGTGGTTAGATCTGTTCAGTCAGGTTCTTGAACCGGAATTCTCTCTTCGCTCTGATTCGACCTGTTACGGAGATGAGTATGTCGGATTATTCACATTGCATTATGGAAGGGATGGATAA
- a CDS encoding PAS domain S-box protein, which produces MISVLYVDDEPVLLDICRLFLQRSGDMQVTTSTSALEGLSLLTSGAFDAIISDYQMPGMDGIEFLKAVRRDNKTIPFIIFTGRGREEIVIEALKEGADLYLQKGGDPHSQFAELKNNIEQIVRQRKAEADLIYSETLYHTLFEAAQDAIFLMDGNRIIECNHRTEELLSADMKDIIGKSPVAFSPEYQDDNTLSIDKAGILIQEALDGNPRFFEWKLKKTDGTFIPVEVSLNRIEVKGNYLLLSIIRDISEHKRILNELERKTEDLGASYEEILATEEELRHQYIAISQSEKALRQSEEKLRSTLASMDDLVLTLDTQGVFLDAYNENTGQYFIPPEQFIGHHYREILPPDLSDLLGSAMNAVIVSGRTEQIYYDMHVSGENRSYSAKMSIRLDEDDTISGFTIVARDITDEKRAQRELIESKSKLEAVIQGNPIPQFVIDKNHIVTHWNEALAAYSGIPSSRVIGTKNHWMAFYLNERPCLADLLVDGQEDKIAQWYKGTYSRSGLVKDAYEAVDYFPRMGESGKWLYFTAALIRNEDGEIIGAVETLEDITEQKEAYRKLEQEGLILNAVIHESPVPAFVIDKDHKLMFWNLALSKHSGISSSEIVGSTQQWRAFYKEERPCLADLLVDNVPDQIEKWYAGKYSPSKLIPGAYEAVDFFPSLGTHGKWLYFTAAPIRNEDGGIIGAVEILEDISDQKKAQEELHSIKQYLESVIQNALVWIMVLDKETNIVIWNKAAEEISGYTADEVVGKKWIWKSLYPDASYRKEITSEIVHIISDDSYFSNLKTQIHAKNGRLHTITWNTRALRNEKEEITGYVAVGIENLCSAEIR; this is translated from the coding sequence ATGATATCAGTACTCTATGTGGATGATGAGCCAGTGCTTCTTGACATATGCAGATTGTTTCTGCAACGTTCAGGAGATATGCAGGTTACCACATCGACTTCAGCTTTGGAAGGTCTAAGTCTTCTTACTTCTGGGGCCTTTGATGCGATCATATCTGATTACCAGATGCCCGGAATGGATGGAATTGAATTTTTAAAGGCGGTCAGAAGAGATAACAAAACGATCCCCTTCATAATTTTTACCGGAAGGGGTCGTGAAGAGATCGTCATTGAGGCTTTGAAAGAAGGAGCTGATTTATACCTCCAAAAGGGAGGAGACCCCCATTCTCAGTTTGCAGAACTTAAAAATAATATTGAACAGATTGTGCGGCAACGAAAAGCAGAAGCGGATCTTATTTACAGTGAGACATTATATCATACTCTCTTTGAGGCAGCACAGGATGCCATATTTCTCATGGATGGCAACCGGATCATCGAATGTAATCACCGCACTGAAGAACTGTTGTCAGCGGATATGAAGGATATCATTGGGAAGAGCCCGGTTGCTTTCTCTCCGGAATATCAGGATGACAATACATTATCCATCGATAAGGCAGGTATTCTGATACAGGAAGCTCTTGATGGTAATCCCCGGTTTTTTGAATGGAAACTTAAAAAAACAGACGGAACGTTTATTCCAGTAGAAGTGAGTCTAAACAGAATCGAAGTAAAGGGAAATTATCTTCTTTTGTCGATCATTCGTGATATCTCCGAGCATAAACGAATTCTGAATGAATTAGAAAGAAAAACAGAGGATTTGGGGGCATCATATGAGGAGATACTGGCAACAGAGGAGGAATTGCGTCATCAATACATTGCTATCTCCCAGAGTGAGAAGGCACTTCGCCAAAGTGAGGAAAAACTTCGTTCTACGCTCGCTTCGATGGATGATCTGGTCCTGACTCTGGATACACAGGGTGTATTTCTTGATGCCTATAATGAAAATACCGGGCAATATTTTATTCCTCCCGAACAGTTTATCGGGCATCATTATCGTGAGATACTCCCGCCTGATCTGTCTGATCTTTTAGGATCTGCGATGAATGCGGTGATTGTAAGCGGTCGAACCGAACAAATATACTATGACATGCATGTGTCAGGAGAGAATCGGTCATATAGTGCCAAAATGTCAATTCGTCTGGATGAAGATGATACCATATCCGGCTTTACTATTGTTGCACGGGACATCACCGATGAAAAGAGAGCACAGAGAGAACTTATCGAGAGTAAATCCAAACTTGAGGCGGTTATTCAGGGCAATCCTATTCCTCAGTTTGTAATTGATAAAAACCATATTGTGACTCATTGGAATGAGGCTCTTGCAGCGTACAGTGGTATTCCCTCATCCAGGGTTATCGGAACCAAAAATCATTGGATGGCATTTTATCTCAACGAAAGGCCATGCCTTGCAGATCTTCTTGTGGATGGTCAGGAGGATAAAATAGCACAATGGTATAAGGGGACATATTCCCGGTCTGGCCTGGTGAAAGATGCCTATGAGGCGGTTGATTATTTTCCCCGGATGGGAGAGTCAGGAAAATGGCTCTATTTTACTGCTGCCCTCATCAGAAATGAGGATGGAGAGATCATTGGTGCAGTAGAAACCCTTGAGGATATCACAGAGCAGAAAGAAGCCTACCGGAAACTGGAACAGGAGGGTCTCATATTGAACGCAGTTATTCACGAATCTCCGGTTCCGGCATTCGTGATTGATAAAGATCATAAACTTATGTTCTGGAACCTGGCACTTTCCAAGCATAGTGGCATCTCTTCTTCAGAGATCGTTGGATCCACGCAGCAATGGCGGGCTTTTTATAAAGAAGAGAGGCCTTGTCTTGCAGACCTGCTGGTTGATAATGTTCCTGATCAGATTGAAAAGTGGTATGCCGGTAAATACTCCCCATCAAAATTAATACCTGGAGCCTATGAGGCGGTTGATTTCTTCCCGTCTCTTGGTACGCATGGAAAATGGCTCTATTTTACTGCAGCTCCTATAAGAAATGAAGATGGTGGGATCATCGGGGCAGTTGAGATACTGGAGGATATTTCAGATCAGAAGAAAGCCCAGGAAGAGCTGCACTCAATCAAGCAATACCTTGAGAGTGTCATTCAGAATGCCCTGGTATGGATCATGGTTCTGGACAAGGAAACAAATATTGTCATCTGGAATAAGGCCGCTGAAGAGATAAGCGGTTATACAGCCGATGAGGTGGTCGGAAAAAAGTGGATATGGAAATCCCTGTATCCCGATGCTTCATATCGGAAAGAGATAACCAGTGAAATTGTTCATATCATTTCTGATGATAGTTATTTTTCAAATTTGAAGACACAGATACATGCAAAAAATGGAAGACTGCATACTATCACCTGGAATACCCGGGCATTACGGAACGAAAAAGAGGAGATAACCGGGTATGTGGCCGTGGGTATAGAGAACCTATGTAGTGCAGAGATACGCTGA
- a CDS encoding DUF2115 domain-containing protein: protein MVKLLTFDKGKVTGTHSIADACRRLSSLLMRGDLGLAIADIVLTYSPNDLKQMKVNFSGKIDSLSPDYKKELEETIAVFLDGTYQNIRLMNQQGSFATIQEPVSDQAKEYWMMVADRCSTGDIPGNRLRFLKFLLSGFCMFVQEIPGHPVGMPFPGGDKVDFIDGKYYCPVRTKSHDVDAALCPFCPAEQTPDIGYLKPPIKGSKHRKQEYIKNIYDYHHFNG from the coding sequence ATGGTTAAGTTACTCACATTCGATAAAGGGAAAGTTACCGGCACTCATTCAATTGCTGATGCGTGTAGGAGACTTTCTTCGCTCCTGATGCGAGGAGATTTAGGTCTTGCAATTGCTGATATCGTCCTTACATACTCACCCAACGATCTGAAACAGATGAAAGTGAATTTTTCTGGAAAGATCGATTCACTCTCTCCGGATTATAAAAAAGAACTTGAAGAGACGATTGCTGTATTCCTTGACGGAACATACCAGAACATCCGACTCATGAACCAGCAGGGTTCGTTTGCAACGATTCAGGAACCAGTTTCAGATCAAGCGAAAGAATACTGGATGATGGTTGCAGACCGATGCTCAACCGGAGATATACCTGGAAACCGACTTCGTTTTTTAAAATTTCTCCTTTCAGGTTTTTGTATGTTCGTCCAGGAGATACCAGGTCATCCGGTTGGCATGCCCTTCCCCGGAGGAGATAAAGTCGATTTCATAGACGGGAAGTATTATTGCCCGGTCCGAACCAAGTCACATGATGTTGATGCAGCCCTTTGCCCGTTTTGCCCGGCAGAACAGACCCCGGATATCGGATATCTCAAGCCACCAATAAAGGGAAGTAAACATCGAAAGCAGGAGTATATTAAGAATATCTACGATTATCATCATTTTAACGGGTAA
- a CDS encoding HdeD family acid-resistance protein, which produces MSEEDITNAEIDAAVRSMPWWLVLVWGIMAIIIGLMFITTPLITTYYLVLFMGVYWFVGGIFTLASLFSDKTNMGWKIFLAIISILAGIAIMAQPLFGSIIVVTMLVFFIGFWGILIGGTKLYEAMRSKDAGAGILGALSIVFGIILLIFPWGAALALPLIAGAFALLAGICSVGVAFQVKKAQA; this is translated from the coding sequence ATGAGCGAAGAAGATATTACCAACGCAGAAATAGATGCGGCTGTCAGGAGTATGCCCTGGTGGCTCGTTCTTGTCTGGGGAATAATGGCTATCATAATTGGTCTGATGTTTATCACTACTCCCCTGATCACCACCTATTACCTGGTTCTATTCATGGGAGTATACTGGTTTGTTGGAGGAATATTCACCCTTGCGAGTTTGTTCAGTGATAAAACAAACATGGGATGGAAGATTTTTCTTGCAATCATCAGTATCCTCGCTGGAATCGCAATCATGGCACAACCCCTGTTTGGATCAATTATTGTCGTGACAATGCTGGTGTTTTTCATCGGATTCTGGGGTATACTCATTGGTGGAACAAAACTCTATGAAGCGATGCGATCAAAAGATGCCGGAGCAGGTATTCTTGGAGCACTCAGTATTGTCTTTGGTATCATCCTACTCATCTTCCCATGGGGAGCAGCACTTGCTCTTCCACTGATTGCTGGAGCATTTGCATTACTTGCGGGGATATGTTCTGTAGGAGTGGCTTTTCAGGTCAAGAAGGCACAGGCCTGA